One region of Sandaracinaceae bacterium genomic DNA includes:
- a CDS encoding elongation factor G, with protein MTDLSKYRNIGIFAHVDAGKTTTTERILKLTGKIHKLGEVHDGAATTDFMEQEQERGITIQSAATTCFWKDHRLNVIDTPGHVDFTIEVYRSLKVLDGGVGVFCGSGGVEPQSETNWRYANDSRVARIIYVNKLDRAGADFYRVLGQIKTILAAKPLVMVLPIGTETDFVGVVDVLERKSYIWDESGLPENYTVGEVPADMVELVEKYRHDLIESAVEQDDDVMEAYLEGNEPDIATIKRCVRTGTRKLAFFPTYCGSSFKNKGVQQVLDGVVDYLPDPTEVDPQPEIDLEGNPTGKFAIVDAKGPVRALAFKIMDDRFGALTFIRVYSGTINKGDSLVNTFTGKSERIGRMVEMHANDRTIIESAQAGDIVAAVGLKYVRTGHTLADEKNPATLEPMVFPAPVISMAVIPRDKANSEKLGVALGKMVAEDPSFHVEVDQESGETIIKGMGELHLDIKVDILRRTHGVEADVGKPQVAYRETITKAVSDSYTHKKQTGGSGQYAKIDYTVEPGEPGTGYTFVAAVIGGKIPKEFIPSVDKAFKSLMDKGPLIGFPLLDFKVTLTDGGFHAVDSSQMAFEAAGRAAFRQTMPKAGPQLLEPIMKVDVFVPDANVGDVIGDLNRRRGMMKSQEPGATNVRIKADVPLGEMFGYIGDLRSATSGRGQFSMEFSHYSPVPNNIVEKVRAEVTARREARK; from the coding sequence GTGACGGATCTGAGCAAATATCGAAACATCGGCATCTTCGCGCACGTGGATGCAGGGAAGACGACCACCACCGAGCGCATCCTCAAGCTCACCGGCAAGATCCACAAGCTCGGCGAGGTGCATGATGGCGCGGCGACCACCGACTTCATGGAGCAGGAGCAGGAGCGCGGCATCACCATCCAGTCCGCCGCCACCACGTGCTTCTGGAAGGACCACCGCCTCAACGTCATCGACACGCCGGGCCACGTCGACTTCACCATCGAAGTCTACCGCTCGCTGAAGGTGCTCGACGGCGGCGTGGGTGTGTTCTGTGGCTCGGGCGGCGTGGAGCCTCAGTCCGAGACCAACTGGCGCTACGCCAACGACTCGCGCGTCGCGCGCATCATCTACGTGAACAAGCTGGACCGCGCCGGCGCGGACTTCTATCGCGTGCTCGGCCAGATCAAGACCATCCTCGCCGCCAAGCCGCTGGTGATGGTGCTCCCCATCGGCACCGAGACCGACTTCGTGGGCGTCGTCGACGTGCTCGAGCGCAAGTCGTACATCTGGGACGAGTCCGGCCTGCCCGAGAACTACACCGTGGGTGAGGTTCCGGCCGACATGGTCGAGCTGGTCGAGAAGTACCGCCACGACCTCATCGAGAGCGCCGTGGAGCAGGACGACGACGTGATGGAGGCCTACCTCGAGGGCAACGAGCCCGACATCGCCACCATCAAGCGCTGCGTCCGTACCGGCACGCGCAAGCTGGCGTTCTTCCCCACGTACTGCGGCTCGTCCTTCAAGAACAAGGGCGTGCAGCAGGTCCTCGACGGCGTGGTGGACTACCTGCCGGACCCCACCGAGGTGGACCCGCAGCCCGAGATCGACCTCGAGGGCAACCCCACGGGCAAGTTCGCCATCGTGGACGCCAAGGGTCCCGTGCGCGCGCTGGCGTTCAAGATCATGGACGACCGCTTCGGCGCCCTGACCTTCATTCGCGTCTACTCGGGCACCATCAACAAGGGCGACAGCCTCGTGAACACGTTCACGGGCAAGTCGGAGCGCATCGGCCGCATGGTCGAGATGCACGCCAACGACCGCACCATCATCGAGTCGGCGCAGGCCGGTGACATCGTGGCGGCCGTGGGCCTCAAGTACGTCCGCACGGGCCACACGCTGGCCGACGAGAAGAACCCGGCCACCCTCGAGCCCATGGTCTTCCCGGCGCCGGTCATCTCGATGGCCGTGATCCCGCGCGACAAGGCCAACAGCGAGAAGCTGGGCGTGGCGCTCGGCAAGATGGTGGCCGAGGACCCGTCCTTCCACGTGGAAGTGGACCAGGAGTCGGGCGAGACCATCATCAAGGGCATGGGCGAGCTCCACCTGGACATCAAGGTGGACATCCTGCGCCGCACGCACGGCGTGGAAGCCGACGTGGGCAAGCCCCAGGTCGCCTACCGCGAGACCATCACGAAGGCCGTCAGCGACAGCTACACCCACAAGAAGCAGACGGGTGGCTCGGGCCAGTACGCCAAGATCGACTACACGGTCGAGCCCGGCGAGCCCGGCACCGGCTACACGTTCGTGGCAGCGGTCATCGGCGGCAAGATCCCGAAGGAGTTCATTCCCTCGGTCGACAAGGCCTTCAAGTCGCTCATGGACAAGGGCCCGCTCATCGGGTTCCCGCTGCTCGACTTCAAGGTCACCCTCACCGACGGTGGCTTCCACGCGGTCGACTCGTCGCAGATGGCGTTCGAGGCCGCTGGCCGCGCCGCCTTCCGCCAGACCATGCCCAAGGCCGGTCCGCAGCTGCTGGAGCCCATCATGAAGGTGGACGTGTTCGTCCCCGACGCGAACGTGGGTGACGTCATCGGCGACCTCAACCGCCGCCGCGGCATGATGAAGAGCCAGGAGCCCGGCGCCACCAACGTGCGCATCAAGGCGGACGTGCCGCTCGGAGAGATGTTCGGCTACATCGGCGACCTGCGCTCCGCCACCTCGGGTCGCGGCCAGTTCTCCATGGAGTTCAGCCACTACTCCCCGGTGCCGAACAACATCGTGGAGAAGGTCCGCGCCGAAGTCACCGCCCGCCGCGAAGCGCGCAAGTGA
- a CDS encoding US12 family protein, which produces MQDYSSAYSQAGVATDRSGFIVKTYLHLLGAIMAFVALEVVIFASGLALPMAQAMMNTSWLLVLGGFMMVSWIGSRVAQTAESKLAQYAALGAYVVAEAIIFVPLLLMANMQADGVISSAAAVTAMGFAGLTAVAFITRKDFSFLRGVLLWGGFGVLLLIVSGVIFGFELGTFFSVGMVVFAGAAILYDTSNIIHHYPEDRYVGASLALFSSVALLFWYVLRIFMSRD; this is translated from the coding sequence ATGCAAGACTACTCGTCCGCCTATTCCCAAGCTGGCGTCGCCACCGACCGCTCCGGCTTCATCGTCAAGACCTACCTCCATCTGCTGGGCGCCATCATGGCGTTCGTGGCCCTCGAGGTGGTCATCTTCGCGAGCGGTCTGGCTCTCCCCATGGCGCAGGCCATGATGAACACCAGCTGGTTGCTGGTGCTCGGCGGCTTCATGATGGTGAGCTGGATTGGCAGCCGCGTGGCGCAGACCGCCGAGTCGAAGCTGGCGCAGTACGCCGCGCTCGGGGCCTACGTGGTGGCCGAGGCGATCATCTTCGTGCCGCTCTTGCTCATGGCCAACATGCAGGCCGACGGCGTCATCAGCTCGGCGGCGGCGGTCACCGCCATGGGCTTCGCGGGCCTCACGGCCGTGGCGTTCATCACCCGCAAGGACTTCAGCTTCCTGCGCGGCGTGCTGTTGTGGGGCGGCTTCGGGGTGCTGCTGCTCATCGTCTCGGGCGTCATCTTCGGCTTCGAGCTGGGCACGTTCTTCAGCGTGGGCATGGTGGTCTTCGCCGGCGCGGCCATCCTCTACGACACCTCGAACATCATCCATCACTACCCCGAGGACCGCTACGTGGGCGCGTCGCTCGCGCTGTTTTCCTCGGTCGCGCTGCTGTTCTGGTACGTCCTGCGCATCTTCATGTCGCGCGACTGA
- a CDS encoding site-2 protease family protein: protein MLHDPAPRRPLSPGELWGGIGLAALLFGLFTADTLVPFQPRKLAFPLVLLFWAPALVIHECGHALVARLVGWRVTQMVLGMGPELMRFHVGETQVVVRALLVEGYVTPAPKRPGSARLANALVYLGGPGAELLVAAGIALAWGWDPFFVRSDDYPLLASQSAALALMIGAVMNLVPHRMAGAPNDGLGILLSAGLEPHHFDYRLALPAEREVERALHAGQLSHAREVAEREATLHPENAHLGMLALRVVAAEGDTEGAITQLEALRETAPRNPLVEAELLHTAALIALGSGDPELLGRAVQAVRSAMEAGGAAPSYLATLGALLFEQGRMQEAFDALQLAYKGTRDPLLEDHCVAYLALVTRALGRTEDHTRFARELTRRGTHEHLRRRLVEG from the coding sequence ATGCTGCACGACCCTGCGCCGCGACGTCCGCTCTCCCCGGGTGAGCTCTGGGGGGGCATCGGGCTCGCGGCGCTGTTGTTTGGGCTCTTCACGGCCGACACGCTGGTGCCGTTCCAGCCCCGCAAGCTGGCGTTCCCGCTGGTGCTGCTGTTCTGGGCGCCCGCGCTGGTGATCCACGAGTGCGGGCACGCGCTGGTGGCCCGGCTAGTGGGCTGGCGTGTGACGCAGATGGTGCTGGGGATGGGGCCCGAGCTCATGCGCTTTCACGTGGGCGAGACGCAGGTGGTGGTGCGCGCGCTGCTGGTGGAGGGCTACGTCACGCCTGCGCCGAAGCGGCCTGGCTCCGCTCGCCTGGCCAACGCGCTGGTCTACCTGGGCGGTCCGGGCGCCGAGCTGCTGGTGGCCGCGGGCATCGCGTTGGCCTGGGGCTGGGACCCGTTCTTCGTGCGCAGCGACGACTACCCGCTGCTCGCGTCCCAGAGCGCGGCGCTGGCGCTGATGATCGGCGCCGTGATGAACCTGGTCCCGCACCGCATGGCGGGTGCCCCCAATGACGGGCTCGGCATCTTGCTGAGCGCGGGGCTCGAGCCCCACCACTTCGACTACCGCCTGGCGCTGCCCGCGGAGCGCGAGGTGGAGCGCGCGCTGCACGCAGGCCAGCTGAGCCACGCGCGCGAGGTGGCCGAGCGCGAGGCCACGCTCCACCCCGAGAACGCTCACCTCGGGATGCTGGCGCTGCGCGTGGTGGCCGCCGAGGGCGACACGGAGGGCGCCATCACGCAGCTGGAAGCGCTCCGCGAGACGGCGCCCCGCAACCCGCTGGTGGAGGCCGAGCTGCTGCACACCGCGGCGCTCATCGCGCTGGGCAGCGGCGACCCCGAGCTGCTGGGACGGGCCGTGCAAGCGGTGCGGAGCGCCATGGAAGCGGGCGGCGCGGCCCCGAGCTACCTGGCCACACTGGGCGCGCTGCTGTTCGAGCAGGGTCGCATGCAGGAGGCGTTCGATGCGCTGCAGCTGGCCTACAAGGGCACGCGCGACCCGCTGCTGGAGGACCACTGCGTGGCCTACCTGGCGCTGGTCACGCGGGCGCTCGGGCGCACCGAGGACCACACCCGCTTCGCGCGTGAGCTGACGCGCCGGGGTACGCACGAGCACCTGCGCCGGCGGCTGGTGGAGGGGTAG
- a CDS encoding DUF3095 domain-containing protein, translated as MSDSHAFYRQLNAIEHFVDVADLSLYTQVPDDWSVIITDVQGSTRAIEAGRYKDVNSLGVASIVAVRNALPGVDIPFVFGGDGATLLCPTALLPGVEVALRGLQDLATSAFELGMRAGIVSVGELREGGHPLLVARFRASEHVALAMFAGGALAEAERLVKHPELGARYAVSSDGPRTADFTGFECRWQPVPNRAGQFVSLLVQAASSDPEEAARVYLSTIQLVDEVLGVGARPVHHAGLHLASGPKAFEQEARLVSGKRAGVGLYLTRLKIRVMAWLGRTLMRTGRELAGFDGSKYVDEVVANTDYRKFDDTLRMVLDASPAALAALRERLSAEHRAGRLCFGIHTSDTALMTCVIDGYDGNHVHFVDGADGGYALAAKELKGQLKAR; from the coding sequence ATGTCCGACTCGCACGCGTTCTATCGCCAGCTGAACGCCATCGAGCACTTCGTCGACGTGGCCGACCTCTCGCTCTACACGCAGGTGCCCGACGACTGGTCGGTGATCATCACGGACGTGCAGGGCTCCACGCGCGCCATCGAGGCCGGCCGCTACAAGGACGTGAACAGCCTGGGCGTGGCGTCCATCGTGGCGGTGCGCAATGCGCTGCCCGGGGTCGACATCCCGTTCGTGTTCGGGGGTGACGGCGCCACGCTGCTGTGCCCCACGGCGCTGTTGCCCGGTGTGGAGGTGGCGCTGCGTGGGCTGCAAGACCTGGCCACCAGCGCGTTCGAGCTGGGCATGCGCGCCGGCATCGTGAGCGTGGGCGAGCTGCGCGAGGGCGGCCACCCGCTGCTGGTGGCGCGCTTCCGCGCGAGCGAGCACGTGGCGCTGGCCATGTTCGCGGGCGGCGCGCTGGCCGAGGCCGAGCGGTTGGTGAAGCACCCCGAGCTGGGCGCGCGCTATGCCGTCTCCAGCGACGGGCCTCGTACGGCCGACTTCACCGGCTTCGAGTGCCGCTGGCAGCCCGTCCCCAACCGCGCCGGGCAGTTCGTGAGCCTCCTGGTGCAGGCCGCATCGTCGGATCCGGAGGAGGCCGCGCGCGTCTATCTCTCCACCATCCAGCTGGTGGACGAGGTGCTGGGTGTGGGCGCGCGCCCGGTTCATCATGCGGGCCTGCACCTGGCCAGCGGGCCCAAGGCCTTCGAGCAGGAGGCGCGCCTCGTGAGCGGCAAGCGCGCCGGCGTGGGCCTGTACCTGACGCGCCTCAAGATCCGCGTCATGGCGTGGCTGGGTCGCACGCTCATGCGCACGGGGCGCGAGCTGGCGGGGTTCGACGGAAGCAAGTACGTCGACGAGGTGGTGGCCAACACCGACTACCGCAAGTTCGACGACACGCTGCGCATGGTGCTGGACGCGTCGCCCGCCGCGCTGGCTGCCCTGCGCGAGCGCCTGTCGGCTGAGCACCGCGCGGGACGGCTGTGCTTCGGCATCCACACCTCCGACACCGCGCTCATGACGTGCGTCATCGACGGCTACGACGGGAACCACGTGCACTTCGTGGACGGCGCAGACGGGGGCTACGCGCTCGCGGCGAAGGAGCTCAAGGGCCAGCTCAAGGCCCGCTGA
- a CDS encoding LON peptidase substrate-binding domain-containing protein — protein MDVAQLERLIIFPLPRVVLLPAMPMPLHIFEPRYRAMTRQALDHERYIAMATLHPSGEVDAAQRPLVRPYVGVGAITEWEELPDGRFHILLEGVGRARVLTEHRTSEPYREVRAEAVPDVDPDPGATRRSFEAVRGLMMSLRLKNPKLAALLREELDLHPEPAEFSNRLGAMIHGDVESQYELLTMTNVTERMDAIVEHLSDFLARTSSASEDLLN, from the coding sequence ATGGACGTCGCCCAGCTCGAACGCCTGATCATCTTCCCGCTGCCCCGCGTGGTGCTGCTCCCGGCGATGCCCATGCCGCTGCACATCTTCGAGCCTCGCTACCGGGCCATGACGCGGCAGGCGCTCGATCACGAGCGCTACATCGCCATGGCCACGCTTCATCCGAGCGGCGAAGTGGACGCGGCGCAGCGCCCGCTCGTGCGTCCGTACGTGGGCGTGGGCGCCATCACGGAGTGGGAAGAGCTGCCCGACGGCCGCTTCCACATCCTGCTCGAGGGCGTGGGCCGCGCGCGCGTGCTCACGGAGCACCGCACTTCCGAGCCGTATCGTGAGGTGCGCGCCGAGGCCGTGCCCGACGTGGACCCCGACCCGGGCGCCACGCGCCGCTCGTTCGAGGCCGTGCGCGGGCTGATGATGAGCCTGCGCCTCAAGAACCCCAAGCTGGCCGCACTGCTGCGCGAGGAGCTGGACCTGCACCCGGAGCCGGCCGAGTTCTCGAACCGCCTTGGCGCCATGATCCACGGGGACGTGGAGTCGCAGTACGAGCTGCTGACCATGACCAACGTCACCGAGCGCATGGACGCCATCGTGGAGCACCTGAGCGACTTCCTGGCGCGCACGTCGTCGGCCTCGGAAGACCTGCTCAACTGA
- a CDS encoding EF-hand domain-containing protein, which translates to MTDTNTAFSQYDKDGNGEIDLMEFRELIASLGIEMGMAEAEKLFDIIDVDEEGTIDYEEFQDWWTSRKP; encoded by the coding sequence ATGACCGACACGAACACCGCATTCAGTCAGTACGACAAAGACGGCAACGGCGAGATCGACCTGATGGAGTTCCGCGAGCTGATCGCTTCGCTCGGGATCGAGATGGGCATGGCCGAGGCCGAGAAGCTCTTCGACATCATCGACGTGGATGAAGAGGGCACCATCGACTACGAGGAATTTCAGGACTGGTGGACGTCCCGGAAGCCTTGA
- a CDS encoding TolC family protein: MNRFLNALLCLLTVSAGSARAQTVDEFLDGAREHPSVDAAQSDVEVAESSARGARFALLPSLEVTGTYTRNQFPQAFTLPAPSGPGQEVTIMARDQLDAVFGSRVTLLDVIAWRRLGGTDAALEAAEAGAQVTLRRLERDVLTEFYRWVGGSALLGSSEEQLEVAQAAHRLMSVRMEAGLATPLDVERAALDVLVAEQMVLEARQTQLQAARALELLTGVRATTPPELEASTEPPEPLEGMLVDASQIPDVALAEASARAADAAAPPLWYAFVPRVDALFTEELTNAPAFGQRARWTLQIQAAWRIDLASLETLRANVASANAANSRARATSLAAVDALGRAHLQVETALARTTTATARLALARRTFELARVELGAGRVTTLTFFQARRDFADAAANHVSSVAELALARHLLRLAGSAGSL; this comes from the coding sequence GTGAATCGCTTTCTGAACGCGCTACTGTGCCTCCTGACCGTCTCTGCGGGCTCCGCGCGGGCGCAGACGGTGGACGAGTTCCTCGACGGAGCGCGAGAGCATCCCTCCGTGGATGCCGCGCAGTCGGACGTGGAAGTCGCGGAGTCCTCGGCACGGGGGGCGCGCTTCGCCCTGCTGCCCAGCCTGGAGGTCACGGGCACCTACACGCGCAACCAGTTCCCTCAGGCGTTCACCCTGCCCGCCCCTTCCGGCCCGGGTCAGGAGGTCACCATCATGGCGCGCGACCAGCTGGACGCCGTGTTCGGCTCGCGCGTCACGCTGCTGGACGTCATCGCCTGGCGCCGCCTGGGGGGCACCGACGCTGCGCTCGAGGCCGCCGAGGCGGGCGCGCAGGTCACCCTGCGTCGGCTCGAACGCGACGTGCTCACCGAGTTCTACCGCTGGGTGGGCGGGAGCGCGCTGCTGGGGTCCTCCGAGGAGCAGCTGGAGGTGGCGCAGGCCGCGCACCGCTTGATGTCGGTGCGCATGGAGGCGGGCCTGGCCACGCCGCTCGACGTGGAGCGGGCGGCGCTGGACGTGTTGGTGGCCGAGCAGATGGTGCTCGAGGCCCGCCAGACGCAGCTCCAGGCCGCGCGCGCGCTAGAGCTGCTGACCGGCGTGCGGGCCACCACTCCGCCCGAGCTGGAAGCCAGCACGGAGCCTCCGGAGCCGCTCGAGGGGATGCTGGTGGACGCGAGCCAAATTCCGGACGTTGCCCTTGCCGAGGCCAGCGCCCGCGCCGCAGACGCCGCCGCCCCTCCCCTCTGGTACGCGTTCGTGCCGCGTGTGGACGCCTTGTTCACCGAAGAGCTCACCAACGCACCGGCCTTTGGACAGCGGGCCCGCTGGACCCTGCAAATCCAAGCCGCCTGGAGGATCGACCTGGCGTCGCTCGAGACCCTCCGCGCCAACGTCGCCTCGGCCAACGCCGCGAACTCCCGTGCTCGGGCCACGTCGCTCGCCGCCGTGGACGCGCTGGGCCGCGCGCACCTGCAGGTGGAAACGGCCCTCGCGCGCACCACCACGGCCACGGCCCGGCTCGCGCTGGCGCGCCGCACCTTCGAGCTGGCCCGCGTGGAGCTCGGCGCCGGACGGGTGACCACCCTGACCTTCTTCCAGGCGCGCCGCGACTTCGCGGACGCCGCCGCCAACCACGTGTCCTCCGTGGCCGAGCTCGCGCTCGCACGTCACCTGCTGCGTCTCGCCGGCTCTGCGGGGTCCCTCTGA
- a CDS encoding FtsX-like permease family protein gives MMLHDRVQLIATTCGVVFAVVLSTQQLGILYGLFHKNTMLIDNGGADIWMMPRGTQLVQRGSVLPESALSQARSTPGVLVAEPLVFGPGSVARPDGGTEQVILIGTSLPNSLGGPWNIVAGDANALYEPDTLTFEVAQRQKLGNLNIGSVREVNGRRVRVGAFTWGLVPFGPAYSFAEIGLARDLTSTRAGRFHFVLVRVQPGADLDAVTAELQARVPEVQVWTSQQYHDTVVNALLAQQLGITFGSSAALGLFVGLVIVALSMFSSVVDHQRELGTLKAIGCRTRDLAVMLFAQAVMYGLLGSLVGLAVAAQLTALMRSPNLAVMLPIGVIISVPFVMTGICLVSATLALNRIRKLEPGMVFR, from the coding sequence ATGATGCTTCACGACCGCGTGCAGCTCATTGCCACCACCTGCGGCGTGGTGTTCGCGGTGGTGCTGTCCACGCAGCAGCTGGGCATCCTGTACGGGCTCTTCCACAAGAACACCATGCTGATCGACAACGGCGGCGCGGACATCTGGATGATGCCGCGCGGCACGCAGCTGGTGCAGCGCGGCAGCGTGTTGCCCGAGAGCGCGCTCTCGCAGGCGCGCTCCACGCCAGGTGTGCTGGTGGCCGAGCCGCTGGTGTTCGGGCCGGGCTCCGTGGCGCGCCCCGACGGCGGCACCGAGCAGGTCATCCTGATCGGCACGTCGCTGCCCAACTCGCTCGGCGGCCCGTGGAACATCGTAGCCGGAGACGCCAACGCGCTCTACGAGCCCGACACGCTCACCTTCGAGGTGGCTCAGCGCCAGAAGCTGGGCAACCTCAACATCGGCTCGGTGCGCGAGGTGAATGGGCGCCGCGTGCGCGTGGGGGCCTTCACGTGGGGGCTCGTGCCCTTCGGGCCGGCCTATTCGTTCGCCGAGATCGGCCTCGCGCGGGACCTCACGTCCACGCGCGCGGGTCGCTTCCATTTCGTGTTGGTGCGCGTGCAACCGGGCGCGGATCTCGACGCGGTCACCGCAGAGCTCCAAGCGCGCGTGCCGGAGGTGCAGGTCTGGACCAGCCAGCAGTACCACGACACCGTGGTGAACGCGCTGCTCGCGCAGCAGCTGGGCATCACCTTCGGGAGCTCGGCCGCGCTCGGGCTCTTCGTGGGCCTGGTCATCGTGGCGCTCTCCATGTTCTCGAGCGTGGTGGACCACCAGCGCGAGCTGGGCACGCTCAAGGCCATTGGCTGCCGCACGCGCGACCTGGCGGTCATGCTCTTCGCGCAGGCCGTCATGTACGGGCTGCTGGGCTCGCTGGTGGGGCTGGCCGTGGCCGCGCAGCTCACGGCGCTGATGCGTTCGCCGAACCTGGCCGTCATGCTCCCCATCGGCGTGATCATCAGCGTCCCCTTCGTGATGACGGGCATCTGCCTGGTGAGCGCCACGCTCGCGCTCAACCGCATCCGCAAGCTGGAGCCGGGGATGGTGTTCCGATGA
- a CDS encoding ABC transporter ATP-binding protein — translation MSSVSQADLAISVRKVSKVFGKGKLAYQALTEVDLEVVRGEIMMLVGPSGSGKTTLLSIMGCVLRVSSGEVDLLGESIVDKSEHALADLRLHKIGFIFQAHNLLPGLSIRDNVSLPLEVGGQSRSKALARADAMLAEVGLGDKRTSRPDQLSGGQRQRVAIARALAPEPPLVFADEPTAALDAESGLKVTEMLKTTSRAHGATVVIVTHDPRIYHLADRTVHIEDGRIATKPEAA, via the coding sequence ATGAGCAGCGTCAGTCAGGCGGACCTCGCCATCTCGGTGCGCAAGGTGTCGAAGGTGTTCGGCAAGGGGAAGCTGGCCTACCAAGCGCTCACCGAGGTGGACCTCGAGGTGGTGCGGGGCGAGATCATGATGCTGGTGGGCCCCTCGGGCAGCGGCAAGACCACGCTCCTGTCCATCATGGGCTGCGTGCTGCGCGTCTCCTCCGGCGAGGTGGACCTGCTGGGCGAGAGCATCGTGGACAAGTCCGAGCACGCCCTGGCCGACCTGCGGCTGCACAAGATCGGCTTCATCTTCCAGGCGCACAACCTGCTGCCAGGCCTGAGCATCCGCGACAACGTGTCGCTGCCGCTCGAGGTGGGCGGGCAGTCCCGCAGCAAGGCCCTCGCGCGCGCCGACGCCATGCTGGCCGAGGTGGGCCTCGGCGACAAGCGCACCAGCCGCCCGGATCAGCTCTCGGGCGGCCAACGCCAGCGCGTGGCCATCGCGCGGGCCCTGGCGCCCGAGCCGCCGCTGGTCTTCGCCGACGAGCCCACCGCCGCGCTCGACGCGGAGAGCGGCCTGAAGGTCACCGAGATGCTCAAGACCACCAGCCGCGCGCACGGCGCCACCGTGGTCATCGTCACCCATGACCCGCGCATCTATCACCTGGCGGATCGCACCGTGCACATCGAAGACGGCCGCATCGCGACGAAGCCGGAGGCTGCATGA
- a CDS encoding HlyD family efflux transporter periplasmic adaptor subunit, with translation MKKTPKRLLTTAVGLAVLVAMVFSIGRMATSDPTLARFSDRRAANVDVEAESDVRVDPPPEWAHVSGNAVVEPKGGELAIAGAVPGSIGQIAVQEGERVQAGALIAGLRTELETAALAEAEARVAAAHATWRRAVTGPRAEQIESASAAEAASRARAESSQLALQRLQVVARAGGVSPDEVDRARLAASADQSTVNQSSANLADLVRGTRREDIAKAHAEYIAAQANRDAAAASLDLRLVRAPRDGVILELPYDVGEYYQPSGAPMAYFGDTSTMQARIAVDERDLGQVITGAAAVCRATAFPGRDFAGTVHRIGQRVAPKARRGGQPDELSDTRTVDVLVDLETADGLLSGQRMVCYLRVPGAADTE, from the coding sequence ATGAAGAAGACCCCCAAGCGTTTGTTGACCACGGCCGTGGGCCTGGCCGTGCTCGTAGCCATGGTGTTCAGCATCGGGCGCATGGCCACCTCGGACCCCACGCTGGCGCGCTTCAGCGACCGGCGCGCCGCCAACGTGGACGTGGAAGCCGAGTCCGATGTGCGCGTGGATCCACCGCCCGAGTGGGCGCACGTGTCCGGCAACGCCGTGGTGGAGCCCAAGGGCGGTGAGCTCGCCATCGCGGGTGCGGTGCCCGGCTCCATTGGTCAGATCGCCGTGCAGGAAGGCGAACGCGTGCAAGCAGGCGCACTCATCGCGGGGCTCCGCACGGAGCTCGAGACCGCCGCGCTGGCCGAGGCCGAAGCGCGCGTGGCGGCCGCGCATGCCACCTGGCGCCGCGCCGTGACGGGTCCGCGGGCCGAGCAGATCGAGTCGGCGTCCGCTGCCGAAGCGGCCTCGCGTGCGCGCGCCGAGTCCAGCCAGCTGGCGCTGCAGCGCCTGCAGGTGGTGGCTCGCGCCGGCGGCGTCAGCCCAGACGAAGTGGACCGCGCGCGCCTCGCGGCCTCTGCCGACCAGTCCACCGTGAACCAGTCCAGCGCCAACCTGGCCGACCTGGTGCGCGGCACACGGCGCGAGGACATCGCGAAGGCCCACGCCGAGTACATCGCCGCCCAGGCCAACCGGGACGCCGCAGCGGCCTCGCTCGACCTCCGCTTGGTGCGTGCCCCGCGCGACGGGGTGATCCTGGAGCTCCCCTACGACGTGGGCGAGTACTACCAGCCCAGCGGCGCGCCGATGGCCTACTTCGGCGACACGTCCACCATGCAGGCGCGCATCGCCGTGGACGAGCGCGACCTGGGCCAGGTCATCACGGGCGCCGCCGCCGTCTGCCGCGCCACCGCCTTCCCAGGCCGCGACTTCGCCGGCACCGTGCACCGCATTGGCCAGCGCGTGGCACCCAAGGCGCGACGCGGCGGGCAGCCGGACGAGCTCTCCGACACACGCACCGTGGACGTGCTGGTAGACCTCGAGACCGCCGACGGGCTGCTCTCGGGGCAGCGCATGGTGTGCTACCTGCGCGTCCCCGGAGCCGCGGACACCGAGTGA